One window of Deltaproteobacteria bacterium genomic DNA carries:
- a CDS encoding PAS domain S-box protein — MHELQRRGHQVASHVVQSASALKAALRQEWDLITCDWALPGFSAPAALKIVGEHGVDAPVIVVSSQVTEDVTLTAMKAGACDAVSKRNLARLGSAVEHELRAADERRACRRVEAALKASETRYRRLFETAEDGIFILDAESGGIIDVNPFLLELLGYTREQVVGKQLWELGAFRDIAANQGALRDLQTKEYIRYEHLPLESEDGRRTDVEVVGNAYQENGSRVIQCNVRTITERKRAEQEIGALNAELERRVQERTAQAEAINNEFEAFRHSISHDLRAPLRLIEDFSKLLREEHAGQLDSQGRHCVDQVQAGARRIEQLIADLLGFSRTA, encoded by the coding sequence GTGCACGAGTTGCAGAGACGCGGGCACCAGGTTGCTTCGCATGTCGTGCAAAGCGCCTCCGCGTTGAAGGCCGCCCTGCGGCAGGAATGGGACCTAATCACGTGCGACTGGGCCCTACCCGGGTTCAGCGCTCCGGCCGCCCTGAAGATTGTGGGCGAACACGGTGTTGACGCGCCGGTTATCGTCGTGTCCAGCCAAGTCACCGAAGACGTTACCTTGACCGCTATGAAGGCCGGGGCATGTGATGCCGTCAGTAAGCGAAATCTGGCGCGCCTAGGTTCGGCGGTCGAGCACGAATTGCGCGCCGCTGACGAACGGCGGGCATGCCGGCGGGTCGAAGCGGCGCTCAAAGCCTCCGAAACCCGATACCGGCGCCTGTTCGAAACGGCCGAGGATGGCATCTTCATCCTGGATGCCGAGAGCGGCGGGATCATCGACGTGAACCCGTTTTTGCTGGAGTTGCTTGGCTATACCCGCGAGCAAGTGGTGGGGAAGCAGCTCTGGGAGCTTGGTGCGTTCCGCGACATTGCCGCGAACCAGGGCGCCCTTCGCGATCTGCAGACGAAGGAATACATCCGCTACGAGCATCTCCCCCTCGAATCGGAAGATGGGCGGCGCACGGACGTGGAGGTCGTTGGCAACGCCTACCAGGAAAACGGCAGCCGAGTCATCCAGTGCAATGTCCGGACTATTACAGAACGCAAACGGGCGGAACAAGAGATCGGCGCGCTCAATGCGGAGCTGGAACGGCGGGTTCAGGAGAGAACGGCGCAGGCGGAGGCGATCAACAACGAGTTCGAAGCCTTTAGGCATTCCATATCCCACGACCTCCGCGCGCCGCTGCGGCTGATCGAGGATTTCAGCAAGCTGCTGCGGGAGGAGCACGCCGGTCAGCTCGACAGCCAAGGCCGCCACTGCGTTGATCAGGTGCAGGCGGGCGCGCGGCGCATCGAACAGCTCATAGCGGACTTGCTCGGCTTCTCCCGCACGGCGTAG